The Flavobacterium psychrophilum genome includes a region encoding these proteins:
- a CDS encoding peptidase M1 — MKIPKLFLLLCLSGLTSFAQEVIPNNQSKFDDVMYRRGNSYRSASGVPGPEYWQNKADYAIEAEFDDTTNTLKGKLVMTYRNNSPEELSYIGMYVEQNRFTADSRGTLTTPINGMNRYAGDTDGGFKISNLSAKVKGDASSKFIITDTRMQVLLDEPIPAKGGTATVSMNFEFKIPEEGMDRMGQLKTKSGIVYSMAQWYPRACVFDDVTGWNTEPYLGAGEFYVEYGDFDYKVTLPYDYIVVGSGELVNAKEVLTKELISRLDKASQSDKTVYLIAPNEVGNTKLTRPVQSGKSTWHFKMKNSRDIAFAMSKGFIWDAAKINLPSGKKALAQSVYTKESDGTSAWGRSTEYTKASIEHYSAKWFEYPYPNAVNVASNVGGMEYPGVSFCHASSRGEDLWGVTDHEFGHNWFPMIVGSNERRYAWMDEGFNTFINHYSTLAFNNGEYPSTAAKGRNGVFWFRSKQRESISTYPDIARPMNLGYTAYSKPATGLILLREYILDAERFDNAFKAYIKAWAYKHPQPSDFFNAMDNGVGENLNWFWKGWFVGNGNIDLGVTNVVQNPDSAVITFVNKGEVPMPVVFKVVYEDDTKEIKTLPVEIWQRTNEWDYLLNSPKKVKAIDIDPGRFLPDVDSSDNSWIK, encoded by the coding sequence ATGAAGATACCGAAATTATTTTTACTCTTGTGCCTGAGTGGATTGACATCTTTTGCACAGGAAGTTATACCGAATAACCAGTCGAAATTTGACGATGTAATGTACCGACGTGGTAACAGTTACCGTTCTGCATCGGGTGTACCCGGACCTGAATACTGGCAAAATAAAGCCGACTATGCCATTGAAGCCGAATTTGATGATACAACGAATACTTTAAAGGGTAAACTAGTTATGACCTACCGTAATAACAGCCCTGAAGAGCTTAGCTATATAGGGATGTATGTCGAGCAAAACCGTTTCACTGCAGATTCGAGAGGTACACTTACTACTCCTATAAATGGTATGAACCGTTATGCAGGCGATACCGACGGTGGCTTTAAAATTAGTAACCTTTCGGCAAAGGTAAAAGGAGATGCTTCATCTAAATTTATTATTACAGATACAAGGATGCAGGTTCTACTTGACGAACCTATTCCTGCCAAAGGCGGTACTGCGACTGTTTCAATGAATTTTGAATTCAAAATTCCTGAGGAAGGAATGGACAGGATGGGTCAGCTTAAAACCAAAAGCGGTATAGTATATTCAATGGCACAATGGTATCCCAGAGCCTGTGTTTTTGATGATGTAACAGGATGGAATACTGAACCTTATCTAGGTGCAGGTGAATTTTATGTTGAATATGGAGATTTTGATTATAAAGTTACCCTTCCTTATGATTATATAGTTGTTGGATCGGGTGAATTAGTAAATGCTAAAGAGGTACTTACCAAAGAACTTATCAGCCGTTTAGATAAAGCTTCACAAAGTGACAAGACAGTTTACCTTATTGCACCTAACGAAGTTGGCAATACGAAACTAACCAGGCCTGTGCAAAGCGGAAAATCTACATGGCACTTTAAAATGAAGAACAGCCGCGATATTGCATTTGCAATGTCTAAAGGATTCATTTGGGATGCTGCTAAAATTAACCTGCCAAGCGGTAAAAAAGCACTCGCACAATCGGTTTATACTAAAGAAAGTGACGGAACAAGTGCTTGGGGACGTTCAACAGAATATACCAAAGCGTCGATAGAGCATTACTCTGCCAAATGGTTTGAATATCCCTACCCTAATGCAGTAAATGTAGCGTCAAACGTTGGTGGTATGGAGTATCCCGGCGTTTCTTTTTGCCATGCATCAAGCCGTGGTGAGGATCTTTGGGGTGTAACCGACCATGAATTTGGTCATAACTGGTTCCCAATGATCGTTGGATCTAATGAGCGCCGCTATGCATGGATGGACGAGGGTTTTAATACGTTCATTAACCATTACAGTACCCTTGCTTTTAATAATGGTGAATATCCTTCAACTGCTGCAAAAGGCCGAAATGGTGTTTTTTGGTTCAGGTCTAAACAAAGGGAAAGCATAAGTACTTACCCGGATATCGCAAGGCCAATGAATCTTGGTTATACAGCCTACTCTAAACCTGCAACAGGACTTATACTGCTTCGCGAATATATACTTGATGCTGAACGTTTTGATAATGCTTTTAAAGCCTATATAAAAGCATGGGCCTACAAGCATCCTCAACCATCTGATTTCTTTAATGCAATGGATAACGGTGTTGGCGAAAACCTTAACTGGTTCTGGAAAGGCTGGTTTGTTGGCAATGGCAACATCGATTTAGGAGTTACTAACGTTGTTCAGAATCCTGATTCTGCCGTTATAACTTTCGTAAATAAAGGCGAAGTACCTATGCCGGTAGTATTTAAAGTTGTTTATGAAGACGATACCAAAGAGATAAAAACACTACCTGTAGAGATATGGCAAAGGACAAATGAGTGGGATTATCTACTGAATTCTCCTAAAAAAGTGAAAGCGATTGATATTGATCCGGGAAGATTCCTTCCCGATGTTGATTCGAGCGACAACTCATGGATAAAATAA
- a CDS encoding cytochrome C biogenesis protein: MDKIISFFSSTRLMAVLFIVFAFAMGIGTFIEDAYNTDTARIYIYNAKWFEAIMLLFVINFFGNIKRYQLNKKEKWATLLLHLSFIFIIIGAFVTRYISFEGMMPIREGATESRFYSDKTYLTVFVDGEHEGEIRRKTFEENLLLSPAANNNFTISEEFSGTPFEIKYKDFKLGAKETIVEDPKGIYYIKLVEAGDGGRHEHYLKEGEVQNIHNILFAFNVPTEGAINIGFKDGKYTIKTPFEGDYMRMADQMKGSVSKDTTQPLVMRSLYNVANARFVFPEPAIRGKVDYISNNDYKTKEESALTLVVKSEDQEHEVTLLGGKSQMGVPQSFKLGKLEYTLIYGSKTYELPFAIKVNDFIANKYPGTESSYESFESKVTIEDKEEGKNFDARIYMNNVLDYRGYRFFQAGFDQDELGTKLSVNHDFYGTWITYIGYFLLYIGLMAILFDKNTRFGDLKRKLEKVKAKKATLFAIALFFFAFAGYSQNHMHEQPTQKQMDSLIQKYKVSDEHAAKFGRLIIQDAGGRMKPVNTFSSELLRKVSKSDTYNGLNSDQVFMSMLMMDQMWFSVPIIELKRGNDSLRIVAGLDKEAEFASLSNFFDAQGNYKLSNILQRAHREKEPTQFEKDYINIDKRVNLLYSALTGQILKVYPVPNDKGNKWVSYLEIPQIKNAELDKIKNVLPFYLQAVGEATQKGDYKLSDSLLEGLIKYQHKYGGSIMPSDDKVNAEILYNKYDIFKKLFSWYCYAGVLMFVFAIIKIFNSRKWVTITLNAFRWIIGILFLLHTAGLIVRWYVSGHAPWSNAYESVIYVGWATMFFGMAFGFGFKLNIAYYLLSKLSFVKPKSELTLAATAFVTSMVLMVAHWNWTDPEIGNLVPVLNSYWLMIHVAVIVGSYGPFTLGMVLGLVSLILILFTNSKNKAKMDLNIQELTYVNEMALTIGLVMLSIGNFLGGQWANESWGRYWGWDPKETWALVSIMVYAFVIHMRFVPALRGKWIFNFFTVLAFASILMTYFGVNFYLTGLHSYASGEVRTPIYFLYMALIVLAIGVLSYIQYKKHFKKQVKK, from the coding sequence ATGGATAAAATTATATCGTTCTTTTCATCAACCCGTTTAATGGCAGTTCTTTTTATCGTTTTTGCCTTTGCAATGGGGATAGGTACTTTTATAGAAGATGCTTACAATACAGATACTGCGCGCATTTATATTTACAACGCAAAATGGTTTGAAGCCATAATGCTTTTATTTGTAATTAACTTTTTTGGTAACATTAAGCGTTACCAACTAAACAAAAAAGAAAAGTGGGCCACTTTACTGCTTCACTTATCTTTTATTTTTATCATTATAGGTGCTTTCGTTACCCGTTATATTAGCTTTGAAGGCATGATGCCAATAAGGGAAGGCGCTACCGAAAGCCGTTTTTATTCTGATAAAACATACCTTACCGTTTTTGTAGACGGTGAGCATGAGGGTGAAATTCGAAGAAAAACTTTTGAAGAAAACCTTTTACTATCTCCTGCTGCAAACAACAATTTCACTATATCTGAAGAGTTTAGTGGTACTCCATTTGAAATTAAATATAAAGATTTCAAACTGGGAGCTAAAGAAACCATTGTTGAAGACCCTAAAGGAATTTATTACATTAAACTTGTTGAAGCAGGTGATGGAGGCCGTCACGAACATTACTTGAAAGAGGGCGAAGTACAAAACATCCATAATATTCTTTTCGCTTTTAATGTACCTACAGAAGGTGCTATTAACATCGGGTTTAAAGATGGTAAGTACACTATAAAAACTCCATTCGAAGGAGATTACATGCGAATGGCAGACCAAATGAAAGGCAGTGTATCTAAAGATACAACTCAACCGTTGGTAATGCGCTCGCTATATAATGTTGCTAATGCGCGATTTGTTTTCCCTGAGCCTGCGATACGAGGCAAGGTAGATTATATTTCTAACAATGACTACAAAACAAAAGAAGAGTCGGCTCTTACTTTAGTTGTAAAATCAGAAGATCAGGAGCATGAGGTTACATTATTAGGTGGCAAATCTCAAATGGGAGTGCCACAATCATTCAAGCTTGGTAAATTGGAATATACACTTATATACGGAAGCAAAACGTATGAATTGCCATTTGCAATAAAAGTGAATGATTTTATAGCTAACAAATATCCCGGAACTGAATCCAGTTACGAGTCATTTGAAAGTAAAGTAACTATTGAGGACAAAGAAGAAGGAAAGAACTTTGATGCGAGAATCTATATGAATAACGTTCTTGACTACAGGGGGTACCGTTTCTTCCAGGCTGGTTTTGATCAGGACGAACTAGGAACAAAACTTTCGGTTAATCACGATTTTTACGGAACATGGATAACGTACATTGGTTATTTCCTTTTATACATAGGCCTTATGGCGATATTATTTGATAAAAATACCCGTTTTGGTGACCTGAAACGTAAGCTTGAAAAAGTAAAAGCTAAGAAGGCAACATTATTTGCTATTGCATTATTTTTCTTTGCGTTTGCAGGATATTCTCAAAACCATATGCATGAGCAGCCTACGCAAAAGCAAATGGATTCCCTTATTCAAAAGTACAAGGTAAGCGATGAGCACGCTGCTAAATTTGGACGATTGATAATCCAGGATGCAGGTGGAAGGATGAAGCCGGTTAATACCTTCTCATCTGAACTTTTACGTAAGGTAAGTAAAAGCGATACATACAACGGATTAAATTCTGACCAGGTATTTATGTCGATGCTTATGATGGACCAGATGTGGTTTAGTGTGCCGATTATAGAATTGAAGCGTGGTAATGACAGTTTACGAATTGTTGCGGGCCTTGATAAGGAAGCTGAATTCGCATCTTTATCTAACTTCTTTGATGCCCAGGGTAACTATAAATTGTCAAATATACTACAGAGAGCACATCGCGAAAAAGAACCTACACAGTTTGAAAAAGATTATATAAATATTGATAAAAGGGTAAATCTATTATACTCTGCACTTACAGGACAGATACTAAAAGTATATCCTGTACCAAACGACAAAGGCAATAAATGGGTTTCTTATCTTGAAATACCGCAAATTAAAAACGCAGAGTTAGATAAGATTAAAAACGTACTTCCGTTTTATCTTCAGGCAGTAGGAGAGGCGACTCAAAAAGGTGACTATAAATTATCAGATAGCCTTCTTGAAGGGCTTATAAAATACCAGCATAAATATGGAGGCAGCATTATGCCAAGCGATGACAAGGTTAATGCGGAGATACTTTATAATAAATACGATATTTTCAAAAAGCTTTTCTCTTGGTACTGTTATGCCGGAGTTTTAATGTTTGTTTTTGCAATCATTAAGATATTTAACTCAAGAAAATGGGTTACAATTACATTAAACGCCTTTAGATGGATAATTGGAATCTTGTTTTTACTTCATACTGCCGGACTGATAGTTCGCTGGTATGTTTCAGGCCACGCGCCATGGAGTAATGCATACGAGTCGGTTATATATGTAGGTTGGGCAACCATGTTTTTTGGTATGGCATTTGGTTTTGGCTTTAAACTTAATATTGCTTATTACCTGCTTTCAAAGCTGTCATTCGTCAAGCCAAAATCCGAACTTACACTGGCTGCCACCGCATTTGTAACCTCAATGGTACTTATGGTAGCACACTGGAACTGGACAGATCCTGAAATAGGCAACCTTGTTCCTGTTCTTAACTCTTACTGGTTGATGATTCACGTTGCTGTTATCGTTGGTAGTTATGGACCGTTTACACTGGGAATGGTGCTAGGGTTGGTATCGTTGATACTAATATTGTTTACTAATAGTAAAAACAAAGCGAAAATGGATTTAAACATACAGGAACTTACATATGTAAATGAAATGGCACTTACAATTGGCCTTGTGATGCTTTCAATTGGTAACTTCCTTGGTGGGCAATGGGCGAATGAGAGTTGGGGTCGTTACTGGGGCTGGGATCCTAAAGAAACATGGGCACTGGTAAGCATTATGGTATATGCCTTTGTAATACATATGCGTTTTGTACCGGCACTAAGAGGTAAATGGATATTCAACTTCTTTACTGTGCTGGCATTTGCTTCTATACTTATGACTTATTTTGGGGTTAACTTCTATCTAACCGGATTGCACTCGTATGCAAGCGGAGAGGTAAGGACACCAATATATTTCTTATATATGGCGCTTATCGTCCTGGCAATAGGAGTCCTTTCATATATCCAGTACAAGAAGCATTTTAAAAAGCAGGTTAAGAAGTAA
- a CDS encoding glutathione peroxidase, with the protein MKKFAIAVMGLALLCSCQNQAQTKAAKTTKQTTKTMSASNIYQFKVTDLYGKEFDFASLKGKKVIIVNTASKCGLTPQYKDLEAIYKEYKDKNLVIVGFPANNFASQEPGTNKEIAEFCEMNYGVTFPMMDKISVKGDDMAPIYQFLTQKSKNGLQDSEVEWNFQKYLINENGQLEKVISPRTLPTDPEIVNWIKA; encoded by the coding sequence ATGAAAAAATTTGCAATAGCAGTAATGGGTTTAGCTCTTTTGTGTAGCTGTCAGAATCAGGCACAGACCAAGGCTGCTAAAACAACAAAACAAACAACCAAGACTATGTCAGCATCCAATATATATCAGTTTAAAGTAACCGATCTTTACGGCAAAGAATTTGATTTTGCTTCTTTAAAAGGCAAGAAAGTCATTATTGTAAATACAGCATCTAAATGTGGACTTACGCCGCAATACAAAGATCTTGAAGCTATCTATAAAGAATACAAGGACAAGAATTTGGTTATAGTTGGTTTCCCTGCAAATAACTTTGCATCCCAGGAACCGGGCACCAATAAAGAAATCGCTGAGTTCTGTGAAATGAATTACGGTGTGACATTCCCAATGATGGATAAGATATCTGTTAAAGGAGATGATATGGCTCCGATTTATCAGTTCCTTACTCAAAAAAGTAAAAACGGCTTACAGGATAGCGAGGTAGAATGGAATTTCCAGAAATACCTTATTAACGAGAATGGCCAGCTTGAAAAAGTAATAAGTCCACGTACGCTACCAACAGATCCTGAAATTGTTAACTGGATCAAAGCTTAA
- a CDS encoding 2-succinyl-5-enolpyruvyl-6-hydroxy-3-cyclohexene-1-carboxylate synthase has translation MIYPKIPLAQSILEICLAKGITDIVISPGSRNAPLTIGFANNPNFNCYSIADERCAAFFATGMAQQLKKPVAVVCTSGSALLNYYPAVAEAFYSQIPLIVISADRPHDKIDVGDGQTIRQENVYANHILFNANLHEDASDENDRLINEAINVASLQKGPVHINAPFEEPLYETVTELSVQSQVFDILIEKESEIENLTPYISKWNAAKKKLILVGVNNPDSIDTAIIERLANDPSVTVMVETTSNLHHATFLNSIDTIITPFTHDDFETYRPEILITFGGMVVSKRVKAWLRKYSPAEHWHIDTLRAYDTFGALTKHFKVEPNKFLNEFLPETIAVESGYHTMAQELNTFRRIKHDEYLAKIPFSDFKAFEIILPQLPDNSQLQISNSSAIRYLQLFDVKESVEVFCNRGTSGIDGSSSTAVGAAVGSGKETVLVTGDVSFLYDSNALWNNYIPKDFKIIVINNGGGGIFRILPGHKETPVFNTYFETAHHLNAEHLAKMYGFSYHTASNEATLKTELDTFIQKSGQPKILEVFTPMLENDKILLQYFKELT, from the coding sequence ATGATCTACCCTAAAATACCTTTAGCGCAAAGCATATTAGAAATATGCCTGGCTAAAGGAATTACTGATATTGTAATATCTCCCGGTTCACGTAATGCCCCGTTGACGATTGGTTTTGCTAACAACCCTAACTTTAATTGCTATAGTATCGCTGACGAACGTTGTGCTGCATTTTTTGCTACTGGTATGGCACAACAGCTTAAAAAGCCTGTTGCTGTGGTTTGTACATCAGGATCTGCGTTGCTTAATTATTATCCGGCTGTTGCAGAAGCTTTTTACAGCCAGATTCCATTGATCGTTATTTCTGCTGACAGGCCGCATGACAAAATAGACGTAGGGGATGGGCAGACTATACGCCAGGAGAACGTATATGCCAATCACATACTTTTTAATGCAAATTTACATGAGGATGCATCAGATGAAAATGACAGGCTTATAAACGAAGCTATAAATGTTGCCTCGTTACAAAAAGGCCCAGTACACATTAACGCACCGTTTGAAGAACCATTGTATGAAACAGTGACTGAGCTTTCAGTACAGTCACAGGTATTTGATATTTTAATTGAAAAAGAGTCGGAAATAGAAAATCTTACACCGTATATCAGTAAATGGAATGCCGCTAAAAAGAAATTAATATTAGTTGGGGTTAACAATCCTGACAGCATTGATACTGCAATTATTGAGCGGCTTGCCAATGATCCTTCGGTAACAGTAATGGTAGAAACTACATCAAACCTGCATCATGCTACTTTTTTAAATAGCATAGATACTATAATTACACCGTTTACCCATGACGATTTTGAAACCTACAGACCGGAAATACTAATCACATTTGGTGGTATGGTAGTTTCTAAACGTGTAAAAGCCTGGCTGCGCAAATATAGCCCTGCTGAACACTGGCATATTGATACCCTAAGAGCCTACGACACTTTTGGAGCGCTTACCAAACATTTTAAAGTTGAGCCAAATAAATTCCTTAATGAATTTCTTCCTGAAACAATAGCTGTAGAAAGTGGTTACCACACTATGGCACAGGAACTCAATACTTTCAGGAGAATAAAACATGACGAATATCTGGCAAAGATCCCGTTCTCAGATTTTAAAGCTTTTGAAATTATTTTGCCACAACTTCCCGATAATTCACAGTTACAGATAAGTAACAGTTCTGCAATACGTTATCTCCAGTTATTTGATGTAAAAGAATCGGTGGAAGTATTCTGTAACAGAGGTACCAGTGGTATCGACGGAAGTAGTTCAACAGCAGTTGGAGCAGCTGTAGGGAGCGGAAAGGAAACTGTGCTTGTAACAGGTGATGTTAGCTTTTTATATGACAGTAATGCGTTGTGGAATAACTACATTCCAAAAGACTTTAAGATCATAGTAATAAACAATGGCGGAGGCGGTATTTTCAGAATATTGCCAGGGCATAAAGAAACACCCGTATTTAATACTTACTTCGAAACTGCACACCATTTAAACGCAGAGCATCTTGCGAAAATGTATGGCTTCAGTTATCACACGGCATCTAATGAGGCAACTCTTAAAACTGAATTAGATACATTTATTCAGAAAAGCGGTCAGCCAAAAATTCTGGAAGTGTTTACACCAATGCTGGAAAATGATAAGATATTATTACAGTATTTTAAAGAACTTACATAA
- a CDS encoding GntR family transcriptional regulator, with the protein MIEIGKYNTLKIVRDTQVGLYLSDGKEDILLPNKYVPNEFEIGEELIVFVYLDQEERPVATTLEPYIYLNEFALLRVNFTNKFGAFLDMGLEKDLFVPFREQAREMEKGKRYLVHMYLDEKSNRLVGTSKINQFLNNDELTVEKGEEVDLIISHITEMGINVIINEQHKGLLYKDEVYEDVRTGDRMRGYIKNIRPDKKIDVTLQVQGFEGIEPNAEKVLDELRASRGFLRLNDNSHPEDIKTVLRMSKKTFKKAIGTLYKQKLIEIKEDGIYLLKE; encoded by the coding sequence ATGATTGAAATAGGAAAATACAATACGCTTAAGATAGTTAGGGATACACAGGTGGGGCTTTATCTTAGCGACGGAAAAGAAGATATATTATTACCCAATAAATATGTTCCCAATGAATTTGAGATAGGTGAAGAACTTATCGTTTTTGTTTATCTGGATCAGGAAGAACGCCCTGTTGCTACTACACTGGAGCCTTATATTTACCTTAATGAATTCGCATTATTGCGTGTAAATTTCACAAATAAATTTGGTGCTTTCCTTGATATGGGATTAGAAAAGGATTTGTTTGTGCCTTTCCGTGAGCAGGCCCGTGAAATGGAAAAAGGCAAGCGTTACCTTGTACACATGTACCTGGATGAAAAATCGAACAGGCTTGTTGGTACAAGTAAGATCAATCAGTTTCTTAACAACGATGAGTTAACTGTTGAGAAAGGAGAGGAAGTAGACCTTATCATTTCTCATATTACCGAGATGGGTATTAATGTAATCATCAATGAGCAGCATAAAGGTTTACTTTATAAAGATGAAGTATACGAAGATGTTCGTACAGGAGATAGGATGAGAGGGTATATTAAAAACATCCGCCCCGACAAAAAAATTGACGTTACGTTACAAGTACAGGGATTTGAAGGTATTGAACCCAATGCTGAAAAAGTATTGGATGAACTTCGTGCAAGCCGTGGCTTCCTTCGTTTAAACGACAATAGCCATCCGGAAGATATTAAAACTGTTCTTAGAATGAGTAAAAAAACATTCAAGAAAGCTATTGGTACCTTATACAAACAAAAGCTTATAGAAATAAAAGAAGATGGAATTTATCTTCTAAAGGAGTAA
- a CDS encoding sterol desaturase: MENLNYLAFAMPAFFLFVYIEYKLAQHRKKEHLFKYESSVSNISIGIAERLINLFVSASFYQVYYWVYNNYKLFDIPNNWMVWIGLILATDFVWYWYHRLGHEVNLFWAAHIVHHQSEEFNLTASARITTIQALIRTVFWSVLPLIGFHPTMVITMLLVHGAYSFFTHTQVLQRVKWLEYVFITPSLHGVHHASDEKYLDKNYGDMFVFWDKMFGTFQTEEEQPKYGLTHPLKSYSFLWMHFHYYFEIYESYRRADTFKGKWKAVFGSPAYMDQDIRPELEKKFLQDRRLRLKELKFKSYLAFQISLSVVMLTWFTFFYSSYEYADKAFYLSFILITLINCGALLEQRKWIYYLEYFRLGILFSYLLYIEGHAELLLVPVFVMIAAEKIFSLSKWYQGYVLQTK, encoded by the coding sequence ATGGAAAACTTAAATTATCTGGCGTTTGCCATGCCTGCTTTCTTCCTGTTTGTTTACATTGAATATAAGCTTGCTCAACACAGAAAAAAAGAACACCTTTTTAAATATGAAAGTTCAGTATCTAACATAAGTATAGGGATAGCAGAAAGGCTTATTAATCTTTTTGTCTCTGCTAGTTTCTATCAGGTTTATTATTGGGTATACAATAATTATAAATTATTTGATATTCCAAATAACTGGATGGTTTGGATAGGATTAATTCTGGCAACCGATTTTGTTTGGTATTGGTATCACAGACTTGGACACGAAGTAAACTTGTTTTGGGCTGCTCACATTGTGCACCATCAAAGCGAAGAGTTTAACCTAACTGCATCTGCAAGAATTACAACTATACAGGCTTTAATTAGAACTGTATTTTGGAGTGTCTTACCATTAATAGGCTTTCACCCTACTATGGTCATCACAATGCTGTTGGTTCACGGAGCATATTCATTCTTCACACATACGCAGGTTTTACAACGAGTAAAATGGCTTGAGTATGTCTTTATAACCCCATCACTTCACGGCGTACACCATGCTTCTGATGAAAAATACCTCGATAAGAACTACGGCGATATGTTTGTATTTTGGGATAAGATGTTTGGTACTTTTCAGACTGAAGAAGAACAACCAAAATATGGACTAACACATCCGCTAAAAAGTTACAGTTTTCTATGGATGCATTTTCACTATTATTTTGAGATATACGAATCTTACAGACGCGCAGATACTTTTAAAGGAAAATGGAAGGCCGTTTTTGGAAGCCCTGCCTACATGGATCAGGATATACGCCCGGAATTGGAAAAGAAATTTCTTCAGGACAGAAGATTACGCCTTAAAGAACTCAAATTTAAAAGTTACCTTGCGTTCCAGATTTCACTATCTGTAGTGATGTTAACCTGGTTCACCTTCTTTTATAGTTCTTATGAATATGCCGACAAAGCTTTTTATCTCAGCTTTATACTTATAACTCTTATCAACTGTGGGGCTTTACTCGAACAACGAAAATGGATTTATTATCTTGAATATTTCCGTTTAGGAATTTTATTCTCTTACTTACTCTACATAGAAGGACATGCAGAATTACTTTTAGTTCCGGTATTTGTTATGATTGCTGCAGAAAAAATATTTTCACTCAGCAAATGGTATCAGGGATATGTATTACAGACTAAATAG
- a CDS encoding penicillin-binding protein, translating into MKLLRLLPYIFALTFVSCLKEKSELAENTKEEVKDTVLRIAPLNVKLNKVSKKFINAKTASVEHFYNKLWSRNDLSGGFIVAKNGKVIFEKYGGFANRSSKLEINSQTPIHIASVSKVLTAAVVLKLVDREKLQLDQKVNSILPTFPYEDITVRMLLNHRSGLPNYAYFCDDRKIWDRSVLTNQDVLDLFAQHKFNLYFLPDKKFGYCNTNYAMLALIIEKVTHMNYRDAMKKILFDPLGMKNTYVFDYQKDRATASQSYKGNNVLYGFDFLDDVYGDKNIYSTPRDLLKFDLATYSKNFLNPKLYDEVFKGYSYEHKGTKNYGLGIRMHEWETGEKLFYHNGWWHGNTSSYVTLKKDTVAIIALSNKFSYKPYKVWKLSPLFGHYPIKPDKDDELE; encoded by the coding sequence ATGAAGTTATTACGATTACTACCCTATATATTTGCACTTACATTTGTTTCATGCCTTAAGGAGAAATCTGAACTGGCAGAAAATACCAAAGAGGAAGTTAAAGACACCGTCTTACGGATAGCACCGTTAAATGTTAAGCTGAATAAAGTCAGCAAGAAATTTATTAATGCTAAAACTGCAAGCGTTGAACATTTTTATAATAAACTATGGAGCCGAAATGATTTAAGCGGAGGTTTTATCGTTGCTAAAAATGGAAAGGTAATCTTTGAAAAATATGGAGGTTTCGCTAATAGAAGCAGTAAACTTGAAATAAACTCGCAAACACCTATACATATAGCTTCTGTGAGTAAAGTGCTTACGGCAGCTGTAGTCTTAAAACTTGTTGACAGGGAAAAACTTCAACTGGACCAGAAAGTAAACTCAATCCTGCCAACATTTCCTTATGAAGATATTACTGTGAGGATGCTATTGAATCACCGCAGTGGATTACCCAACTACGCCTATTTTTGTGATGATCGTAAAATTTGGGATCGTAGCGTGCTTACTAATCAGGATGTTCTGGATCTTTTTGCACAGCATAAATTCAATCTTTACTTTTTACCGGATAAGAAATTTGGCTATTGCAATACCAATTATGCTATGCTTGCCCTAATAATTGAAAAAGTAACGCACATGAATTATCGTGATGCAATGAAAAAAATACTTTTCGATCCGCTTGGCATGAAAAATACTTATGTTTTCGATTACCAAAAAGACCGTGCTACAGCGAGCCAGTCTTATAAAGGAAACAATGTATTGTACGGATTTGACTTTCTTGATGATGTATATGGCGATAAAAACATCTATTCTACGCCTCGCGATTTGCTGAAATTTGATCTTGCCACATACAGTAAAAACTTCCTGAATCCTAAACTCTATGACGAAGTATTTAAAGGATACAGTTATGAGCATAAAGGGACTAAAAATTATGGACTCGGGATACGTATGCACGAATGGGAAACCGGTGAAAAACTATTCTATCACAACGGTTGGTGGCATGGTAATACATCATCCTATGTTACGCTTAAAAAAGATACTGTTGCTATTATAGCATTATCAAATAAGTTCTCTTACAAGCCCTATAAAGTGTGGAAATTATCACCTCTATTTGGTCACTACCCTATAAAACCGGATAAAGACGACGAACTCGAGTAA